The sequence below is a genomic window from Cicer arietinum cultivar CDC Frontier isolate Library 1 chromosome 6, Cicar.CDCFrontier_v2.0, whole genome shotgun sequence.
AAACTAGCTAATtgaatatcaatatttatttgtaaacaaataaatatttggttttgaaacaaaacaagtaaatatttatttgtttacaaaacaaatatcaatatttatttgtaaacaaataaatatttatttgtaaacaaataaatatttatttgtaatcaaaacaagttttttagtttttaaattttaaaatactaaaatagagtttATGGAATGTGAATCAAACAAACCCCAAATTTTTGTTGTCAATCATTTTCATGTATATTTTGTTACAGTAATAATATATGTTTTCGGTTATGCTTTTTCAAGTTCCTTTTCTATCTTATCCTTTGGTCAAGCAGACAGCATAGTCATttaagttgttatttttataatattcaatttgcaaggattttgatttgaattttgaaaattcaGTTTGAAGATAAAGAATGTTATTTTGGCTAAATATATTCCAATAACACAATTATTACGGTTATTAATATATTGATAAATCAATATCTTCCATATAGTTGTTGTGATTAAAGATGTCTTAAATTAATAAGAGTATTTCTTCTTTTATGTCGTagatattaaaataatgaaaattttatgtttataacATGTTTCTTTCACTATAAAGATTATGcaatatagtatatataaaaacatgTCTTGAAGAATTAATACATGTTGGAATTAATCCATTAATTCATCGAAACATGTTTTTATGTATACAATATTGCAGAATCTTAATAGTTAAAGAAGTATGATATAAATATCTAGAACAAATAAAATCTTGAGTAATTTAGGATTTGTGACACGTGTTGATTTATCAAAGATATTAGATTTTAGGAATATATGGATTCATAATTAATCATCTTTTTGTGGTAATCCTAAACTATCGAACCTGAAAAAAGAAACAGACGGCGATCCCTTGTTGGCTTGTAGTTCTTCATCAACCTAGATTTCATATGTCCTAAGCACTCTTTAGAGAAGAAAAAGGCAATATACAGTGTGTCTAGTACATTGGAACCATAGCCTATATATTTAGGTTGAtggccaattagggttcttattattttctaatgGATCATCGATGACATTTACTCGAGCTgcatatcaattaattaaatatttaattaattatcaaattgaaaatctaattagttttattacttgatttaatcaCTAATCAATTAAAACTTCTAATTAATAAATagctaatataattaaataaagatatatgtccacataataatatgaaaatataataattaaataatatatttaataaaatattataatatatagttAGTTTAgtaacacatttttttataataaaaatttaagaagAGATAATATGTGAATGTGGCGAGTTTGAGTTAATATAAAAATCTTAGaaattttacaatatttattCACAAAATTCAATCCAAACGATGTAAAATAGTTGAGAAACCAcatgaaaataaattcaaacactaaagattttcaatattataaaataaagagagagaAAGTTATGCACCGTTagagtaaattaattttaattttatattgatgttcaataaataaaacaagTATTAGATAGTTACTTTTAATAACTGGTTATTAAATAAAGATGAATGGCAAGAGGAAGGTGCATGATAAGTGCACTTTAAAATAATCTATTGATTCAACTAATGATATATCACTTtgatcaataattaattatcttaaTGGAATCTATCAAtggtttgaatttaaaaaaacattgcTCTAATACTCACATcacaatttaattgattttgatgagAGATAAAAAATGATACTATTacgaaaatatgattttattttattttatatatattcaaattgaAAGACAGTgttaaaagagaataaataattaaaaaacaaatatgatgtataaaaaaaaaaaagttatgcaGTTTActattcaaaacatatttttagtttcctaaaaaaaacctattcaaaaaataaatttaccaaATAAGTTTTTTGGTTTCCCATCTTTAGAACAATTTGTAATACTAGGATTGCCAAACATATCTTTTTTATCTTATCTTAAAAAGAGTTTTCgaaaattgattttcaaaagagtatataaaaattaaaaagcagAACCAAATCAAATAGGCCCTAGTCTCTGCAACTTCTTCTCCCTTTAAATATCCATCTTGTTTACTTCTTCTACTGTCTCCTCTTTCCCCCACACACACTTCAGAGCAAAGAGACCATCCAACCAACTGACCCATCATCATGTTTCTCTTTCTCATCTTCATCATAAACATACTCTTActaacatcatcatcatcagatCTTCGACCTGGGTTTTACTCAAATACATGTCCGAATGCTGAAATCATTGTCAGAGATGTCATGAAAAGAGCCCTTATAAGAGAACCTAGAAGTGTTGCCTCTATTATGCGCTTTCAATTTCATGATTGCTTTGTTAATGTATGTATATCTCTCTACTCTTACCACCAAAATTCAATCTTTCCACTTACtaccttttattattattattattattaaagaaaaaaaaaaaggtttgtTGAATTTGTGAAGGGGTGTGATGCTTCTATGTTGCTTGATGACACACCAAGTATGCTTGGAGAGAAATTGGCTCTTTCGAATATAAATTCGCTTAGATCATTTGAAGTTATTGATGAGGTTAAGGAGGCTTTAGAGAAGGCTTGTCCAGGAGTTGTTTCTTGTGCTGATATCATAATCATGGCTTCTAGAGATGCTGTAGCACTGGTTTGTATCTTTcaattcttcttttttttcttctgactTATCAATATGACTCTTTTAGAGTGATACTTCACTGGATTGTCACTTTGAGATACTAATTTTTAAGGAAGAAAGTCTATATCATGTAACTTTACCCttgtaaataaatgaataaataaaatgtcGTTCTAAACCAGGGTTTTAAAATTGAATCAATAGAATCGACAGTGAATCGGAACTGTCTATCGTTCATTTATTTGAACGGCTCAGTCGCAGTTTTGTACCGATTCTACCCGTTTAAAGAAGTTGAACCATGACCCTTAGGTCTCGTCAGTCCGGCATAGTTTTAGAACAGATGCAATGTAGATACAATATTGACACTGCAAATGCAATGCAAACATACTAATTAACTTGTATTGTAGACAGGAGGACCTAACTGGGAGGTGAGACTAGGAAGATTGGATAGCTTGACAGCTAGTCAAGATAACTCAAGCAATATCATGCCAAGTCCGAGATCCAATGCAACCACTCTCATCAATCTCTTCCAGAAATACAACCTATCTGTCAAAGACCTTGTAGCACTCTCAGGATCTCACTCGATCGGCAAAGGTCGTTGTTTTTCAATCATGTTCAGACTATACAATCAATCCGGTAGTGGAAAGCCTGATCCTGCCATTGATCCTGGCTTTAGAAATGAGCTTAACAAACTATGTCCACTAGATGTTGATCAAAATGTGACAGGGAACCTTGATTCAACTCCTGTGATTTTTGATAACCAATATTTCAAGGACTTGGTTGCTGGGAgaggatttctcaactctgaTCAAACACTTTTCACTTTCCCTCAAACAAGAGAGTTTGTGAGTTTCTATAGTAGAGATCAAACTGAGTTTTTCAAAGCATTTGTAGAAGGGATGTTGAAAATGGGTGACTTGCAGTCCGATCGCCCTGGCGAGGTTAGGAGGAATTGCAGAGTCGTCAATCCTCGTCCCGCTCATTTCCTTTCTGAACACAAGATGCAGAATAATGATAAATCAATGTAAATTACATGGTTGTAACCCAAGAGCTGTCAATTAATAAGACAATATTCAGACAATATTCGAACTTCGAATTTATGAAACAACAAATTTACACAATAAACTGTAAGGCTAACTCTATTTAGTATGTGAAGCATCTCATCATCCCAACTCATAAGCTAAGCAATAATCTTGTGTTTGAATGTTCTCTACATAGGGTAGGCTATTAATGATGTCAAACTTCTTTGCTGTTTCATTATTCATTTGtctttttattgaaaaaataaataaatagataatagtAGCTAATTTACATGGGAAAATAATTGAGTGGGTGAAAAGATTATGGGAAAActaaaagtttcgaaaatgtgGTTATTTTCATCGATTGTTTTGCTTTAAGTTTTCATTGATCTACCTTTTGATCAAAACTAATATTGTTGTTACAGCAAAAAGTGCATTGGGATGCTTGTTTGACATATgcttttattgaaataaaaaccaaaaaacctATGTACGCAAGGTGCAACCAAGTGGTTGAGCAGGAATTTGAGAAGGATATTCAAGATTGAAATCTTGACTACTATTTCATGACTATAAGTTAATTGCATAATCTCCTACTAACCTAACattacacacacacaaaaaaaacaaTCTCACGACTAACCGTTAATTGCATAATATCTCATATTCACATAATAGTAATTTCAAATGTTGTGTCAAAACTTCACTCTAATGAAAAAGACTGAATGAAGCAAAATGCAAACTCATAGAAGGTTATGTTAATATTTAGTCAAACAAACTTAAACTTCTAACAATCAATGACAAAATGTCAAACCAACTAATCATAAACGACACGTTTTTATGCTACACAGTTACATAGACGATCAAGTAGGGTTATTGTATTAACCTTAAGTTGAAACCAAGTTTCCGTTAATAGTTTTCATTGATGTACCTTTTATCTTTGTTAATCAAGTTATTCTCAATTTAACGAACTCTTCTTACAGAGGAATGTATCATGTTTCAAAATGTGACAAAATAATGAGAGAATGAAAAATGAATAGTAATAATCTGAGAAAAGGGAGAATTTTGTATATTATTTGGATTGcgagaaaatgaaaagaaagaaagaatactTGTTTGGTTGAAGTAAAGAGTAGGAAAAAAGCAAATTAATGATTTATGTAATGTTGCTTGCACCCTTGGTTAAATAAGATTAAATTGAATTCCATCACTAGATAATAGAGATAAATGGATTGGTAAAATTGAAAAGAGTAAAATTGTATCTCAAAAGATGTACTTCCTCTCTAcaatcaaaaactaaaaatgatgtattagctttatttttattctccCCCCAACTTCCCTCCTCTTATTTTCTCTTAATGAGATTAcgtaatatttttctaatagtTAGCAATTGATGAAACCAATATCTATTTTGAGAATGACAAAATAATCGGCCACTCCAGCTTCATGTAAGGTAACACAGTTCCTGATGTGGAAAGGTGAGGAGAGTAGTTACCCAGTCACTTATATATGAACTGAGGGAAGAGAGAAATGGTATATCTTTTGGAAAAGTCATTTGTTCTCTGTAAGAGCCTAGTTCTGTGGGCATTGGAATATTGATCCTTTTGCAGTTATCTTTCACTTCTATAAACAATACATtcctttattttcattattgatctgtttttcttcaattttactATTTAAGTAATCCGGATTCACATCACTTACACTTATTGCTGAATTGCTTGCACTAATTGCTCTCAGAATCCCTATATGTTAGAATTACTATTAAGATTCACCTGGTTGCTCgtgattataaattttgtataggattcataaaaatgaaaatcttCCAAATTCCAaaggtttgaaattttgaatgtaAACAAATGTGATACACAGCACCAGGAATATATTATgaaaattccaaaatattaaaaatgataaagaaagCTTAATAATACTTTTCAGCAAGAGCATgacaataaatataaacatttaatttataaagcAATGGTCAAAGTCAGAAGAATAAAACATAGCAGAAGTAAAAGGAAGACCAATGCATTGAAGTTGTCATCATGAATCATCAATTCATCTTATTTCAAGGATAAGAGAAATACCCATTATTCTAAGTGTCCATATCTTATTCTTCTGCAACAACAAATGAAGAGTTAAGACAATGGGCTGGGGAAGATACAAACAGTGCCATTTCTACATACAGTTGGAATTTAAGAACAGAAACCACAATGTAAATCAGTCAAATGACTCAACAGAAGAAACCGCGGTGAAATATGGAAACCCGATGATTTCTCATTCTGGGTTGCATTAGAACTTTAACTATAATGTTGCTTTCTTGGTTATCATTTTATGCAGTTCAATGTGTTCCACAAAATAACTCAATAGGAGAAGAAACTCGGCTAACTTGCCCAGAAAATTTGTACATTTGCTAAACAACTCATGAAGCAACATAAGCATACAACTAGAAGTCATACTCATACCTCATTTGGAGGACCATCAAAGCTACAGGCCTCCTTTGTGTCGAAGGAATATCATTATTATTCTATGCATAAACGTAGTCTATAGTAAATAGCTCAGATCATCACCAGCATTTGCAGAATCATTCATGTTTCACACACTTAGCAAGCATCCTTGTACACTGTGCTTACACATCCCAGGCCGTTCCTTACCCTCCCTGCAATGTTTACAATCACATTCACCAATTACTTTCTCTTCTTTGCCTTGATTGAAACCTCTTGAACTTTCCATTAGTTGTTTCCTATTCTTGAACATATGTATCCAACATCGCCAATAGCTCATCTCTCTCTATAAAGCCAAGCTTCATTATTGCACAGACAACTTTTTTGAAGAGACAAAGCCTCAATTGTAGGTCAATtgcatattataataataataactgccAACAATCTTAAtctgataaatgataaataaaatccAGCAAGGTGAAGGGAGGCAACGCAATCCAACAAAATTAGGGGTTAAAAAAGCCTTCTAATAAatgacaacaaaaaaaaaaagaaaaagaaggcaaggaaaggaaaggaaagagGGGAGGAAAATGCTTGCAACATCGCCTTTCCAATTTAATCCACCAATAACAAAGTACATATGTCAAAATGTGAAATGCACAATGTTTTAatcataataatgataaaatgagTTTCATCCAAGGCATAAAGAAACACCCAAGAATCATTGGTGATACAACTGAACTGTAACTTTTACTAACTAGAAATAGTACAAGttgaaaaaaatcataatagtGATTATAACAAATTCATATCCTTGATAATACAATCCGGCTGTGGAGCTTTGTACATCACCTCTCCTATCCAAGAATGAATGACATGACATGgagatataataaaaattaaaatctccATCATATAATAAGAGCACATGATCGAATCAATGATTCAACAATCAAAGAAGGTTACAATGCTACCTCAATCAAAAATCCTCTCCCCAGTAGAAAACAGCAAGAATATCACAGAACTAAAAACGCACAAAAATCCCGGAATGACAAACACCGCCCTCCAACTTTCGGGACTGGATAGATTCAAATCAGAAGCCTTAGCAGCTTCAAGTAGTTTCCCAGTAAGATCAACACCAACAATACCAGCCAAAGTACCAGCCGTATTCGAAACACCCATCACAATCCCAGCATACCTCGGAGCAACATCCATATGATTCACCGCAAACCCAGCTCTACCAAGCGCCAAAAAACCAAGCGCCACAGAAGAACAAAACACAGCACCACCAGAAGTTCTAAAATTCGGTATCACAATCAGGGCAAACGAAGCAACTAAAAATCCAATCGTGTTCAAAAACTTCCTCGTCATAGTCACAGACATCACCCTCCTCGTAATCAAATAATCAGCAACAACACCACCAATGTTTgaaaaaacaaacatattaaGATAAGGCAACATTTTCGACGAACCCATTTCGTGTAAACTAAGCTTAAGCCCTAATTCAAAATAAGTTGGCAACCAATTCATTAACACATACAATGCataatgaaaagtaaaattattaaccACAATAGCCCAAACAGGTAAACTGGTCATAATCTTAACCCAAGGAATTCCAATTCCACTTTTCTCAATTCCACCAATTCTAGTATTTTTCTCAACTCTTGTATCAATTTTCTTATTAACAGGCAAAATGGATTCGCCAGCACCAGAAGCAGAAGCTTTAGGATCAGAAGCAAATTTAAACCAAAGCAAAGACCAAAGAAACCCTAAAAAAGCTTCAGCTAAAAAAACAGATTGAGGACCTTTCAACTTAACCAAACTAGGAAGAAACAACATTCCAAGAGCAGCACCAAGATACATACCAGAAGTAGTTAACGAAACGGATCTAGATCTTTCGTGAGGTGGGACCCACTGAGCGAGAACAGTGTGAATAGAAGGGAAAATAAAACCTTGCGCTACACCAACTAGTAAGCGAGCGGTTACAAGGATTAAGGTTCTGTTTGGATCTAATGGAAGGAGTGCGCAAGTTAAGGACCATAAGAGGAATGAGAGGAGGAGGATTTTTCTACCGCCAATTTTTTGAGCAAAGTAACCGCCGGGAACTTGGGAACAAGCGTAACCGTAATAGAAGGTGGAGAGGATTGTTCCTTTTGTTGATTGGTTGACCCCGGCGGCGTCGGCGGCGACGGTGTATGCGATTGAGAAACCAACGCGTTCTATGTAGCAGACTGATGTGCAGATGAAGGTTAGGATTACAATTAGGTAACGAGTTGGGAGTttcatcatcgtcgtcgtcgTCATTATTAGTTATTATGAATGACAATTACAACAACTCAATAAATGAACATGAGTGTTGTAATTGTGAACGTGAGTGTTGTAATTGTGAACGTGAGTGTTGTGTTTCTGATAATTTTGTgatgtgatttattttttatttggtttacAGGTTTAGGTCAACTATGAAGACTGTGAAACTCAACGGCTGAATGTGGCTGCAGAGACGGAATGAAAGAATCGAGAGGGTGGGTGGGTGGGTGCTTGTGTTGTTACTGCAAACTAAACTACCAGAAACTGGTTTTGTCCTAAAACGGAGTTTGTCCAAATTAACCAGGACTAAATCAATTTTCAATgcaataaatacatttttatattttaactatcACAAACCATATGCAAACTCACGGTGCTTGGTGCATCATTTTGACatcaatacaaaaatatatctttGTTTAGCgcgataaatatttattttatatttattatatttatagatgattaaattttatattttatttaatattaatcaataatgaatatttgttttttatgtataaataataaatattttttttgcaattttttatattttactattatcaaatatttattttatatatttttttaatatttattaataacatagattaatttaatgttttttaatatttattaattacaaatatttgtttcttgtttgttttttttatatattactatcaaatatttgttatattttttttttaatatttgtcatAGACAAAtattagtttcattttttttatgcatCTGTTATTAAtctttattcaatttatttttaatatttatcaatgataaatatttgttttatatttttgttctttctagTTGTTGAAATTGAAGAGGAGAGTCttgatttttttaacattaGTATTTTTGCTAGTTTTCgcatttattatattaatagttGAAGATCAAAGATAATATATagtagaaaatatatatatatatatatatatatatatagataaaagagaatatatataaaaaaatatatatatatatatatatatatatatatatatatatatatatatatatatatatatattgctgAGTGGTTTTGATTTGCATATgtaataataatgattataatttttagaaaGTCGTATAAAAGATTGTGCGAAAAacatgaataaattaaattatcatttttatcctgtaaaatttaacaataattaaaaatgagaagaataatattaattttttggaagttatttttttgataaatagatATTTATTTCTGTTTAaggtaattatatttttttgtcaaaaaaaaatgtagttctatttttttatagttatttatttatttttttctttaaatttactTGTTTACTCTCAAATCATgatgtaataaaaaattaaatgaggataagtttgtattttttttttatagttgtttttttattgacttttatgtagttatttttttgataaaactgttatttcttttttactaaagtagttttacatttttgtcaaaataaaaatgtagtTATATTCTTTGgtagttatttatttagttattttttaaatttacttatTTACTCTCAAATAATGATGtggaaaaaaaactaaataagaatatatttatattttttatagtacttcttttcttatattgatattgatagtagatattttttaaaatagttatttaattcTCTCTAAGGTAGTTatattttttggtaaaaaaaaatacagttctatttgtttttagttatttatttatttttcttaagtttACTTGTTTActctaaaataataatgtgacaaaaaattaaatgaggataaatttatattttttaatagttgtTCCTTTTATTGGTTTTAGTTATTTTTGTGAGAAGATAGTTATTTCTTTCTTACtaagataattatattttttttacaaaataaaatatagttacatttatttttttatagttatttatttattcttaaatttacttatttatcctcaaataatgatgtaacaaaaaaaaactaaatcaagatatatttgtatttttgatagtgtattttatttttattcaatttacaTTAATGACAACGATGAATATATTATACtagtatataattttcttattctatgtaaaataattaattgggTTCTTGATGGTGGAATGGAGGGAATAACTTTTGGTCTCATTGACAAGTGATTTATCTACACagtaagtaaaaaaaattatgttattaattaataacaattataaaatcattaaaatatttgacttctatcataaatatttttaaattcatacaCATAATTACTTATGATATAAATTTACATTGATGGtgaaaattaaattctaaaataattcaattttttgtgtgttttacatcttgaaattttttgaataaaataaaaattttttaaactttcaagAAATTGAACACAcatctttcaaaaaaatattttttttaagttaaaaatttattaaaaagaaaacaaaagttaAATGACTTAAACTTAACCAAAAACAATGCCAAAAAATTCTCTAAGAACAACTTCTAGTTTTCATCTCTTCTTCAAACTTCATATGATTTATTTCACTACTgtctttatctttaaaaaaaattcagcaGTGTCTCCAACAACACTCAAAGAACTAATACATATTTAGATATTCATGATGACTCTAAGATGGAACTAAATACCTCATGAATAATATTTGTATGATATTTTGTAGTTTGAATTTCAAATTCTAGAATGGTTTATGATTCTTCAAAATCAACTAAATCTGGGTTAGAAATTTCTTCTCCATTCTCGttaacatttttcttatcaGAGCGAATTTTTTTTGAGTAAAAGTGATGTCTCCTAGTTCAATGTTGGGGATATacttattctaaaaataatatttgatttctatatgttaaaaagttttgttgtaTAGAAACTAATCTCTTAatgaaactaaaaatataaaggatCGTTTACTTTGTATAAATAATTTCTATTAAAGTTTAATTGTCATATATTATCTTATAAAAAAGTTTACACTGTCAACACATCACAACTACTCATAGACATAACTTTTAAAGTAGTTATGATAAGAGACAAATATCTTTAATGATCTAATGGTTCTAATtgattgataataaaaaaaatctttacatTAACAATGTACATGAAttaaatcttttttctttttattttttaaatttatattaattttattcgtTTACAAAGAAgtaagaaatttttaaaataaacatttgtctccatttataacaataaaaatatcgaaagaaatatttttattatttttgaatatgcatttttattacctaacttttttattatctaTATGAAAATTCTTTACTTTAagagtgtgataaaataaa
It includes:
- the LOC101511323 gene encoding probable anion transporter 5, giving the protein MTTTTMMKLPTRYLIVILTFICTSVCYIERVGFSIAYTVAADAAGVNQSTKGTILSTFYYGYACSQVPGGYFAQKIGGRKILLLSFLLWSLTCALLPLDPNRTLILVTARLLVGVAQGFIFPSIHTVLAQWVPPHERSRSVSLTTSGMYLGAALGMLFLPSLVKLKGPQSVFLAEAFLGFLWSLLWFKFASDPKASASGAGESILPVNKKIDTRVEKNTRIGGIEKSGIGIPWVKIMTSLPVWAIVVNNFTFHYALYVLMNWLPTYFELGLKLSLHEMGSSKMLPYLNMFVFSNIGGVVADYLITRRVMSVTMTRKFLNTIGFLVASFALIVIPNFRTSGGAVFCSSVALGFLALGRAGFAVNHMDVAPRYAGIVMGVSNTAGTLAGIVGVDLTGKLLEAAKASDLNLSSPESWRAVFVIPGFLCVFSSVIFLLFSTGERIFD
- the LOC101511017 gene encoding peroxidase 17-like isoform X2, producing the protein MIALLMFVEFVKGCDASMLLDDTPSMLGEKLALSNINSLRSFEVIDEVKEALEKACPGVVSCADIIIMASRDAVALTGGPNWEVRLGRLDSLTASQDNSSNIMPSPRSNATTLINLFQKYNLSVKDLVALSGSHSIGKGRCFSIMFRLYNQSGSGKPDPAIDPGFRNELNKLCPLDVDQNVTGNLDSTPVIFDNQYFKDLVAGRGFLNSDQTLFTFPQTREFVSFYSRDQTEFFKAFVEGMLKMGDLQSDRPGEVRRNCRVVNPRPAHFLSEHKMQNNDKSM
- the LOC101511017 gene encoding peroxidase 17-like isoform X1; amino-acid sequence: MFLFLIFIINILLLTSSSSDLRPGFYSNTCPNAEIIVRDVMKRALIREPRSVASIMRFQFHDCFVNGCDASMLLDDTPSMLGEKLALSNINSLRSFEVIDEVKEALEKACPGVVSCADIIIMASRDAVALTGGPNWEVRLGRLDSLTASQDNSSNIMPSPRSNATTLINLFQKYNLSVKDLVALSGSHSIGKGRCFSIMFRLYNQSGSGKPDPAIDPGFRNELNKLCPLDVDQNVTGNLDSTPVIFDNQYFKDLVAGRGFLNSDQTLFTFPQTREFVSFYSRDQTEFFKAFVEGMLKMGDLQSDRPGEVRRNCRVVNPRPAHFLSEHKMQNNDKSM